From a single Rutidosis leptorrhynchoides isolate AG116_Rl617_1_P2 chromosome 5, CSIRO_AGI_Rlap_v1, whole genome shotgun sequence genomic region:
- the LOC139848658 gene encoding uncharacterized protein yields MRLTQLLRWLGRCLMDRNTWMYEIGRATAEFMDSVDEFITVAETNQLEKGNNAICCPCKKCKNARWYADSTDIKSHLIAHGFMRGYTCWSFHGESVADLNPSVSDNDTDNEEDSYNSDNNVNFDDMFDDLDMEDNVANKYHDRLQQLFVDAERPLYTGCMNFTKLSAMIQLVNLKSNNGWSDTSFTSLLELLNKMLPEGNELPVSTYQAKKLMCPMGLEIQRIHACPNDCMLYRNEDKDLPQCKVCGTSRYKRGKPTDNADSDVSENGPPAKLLWYLPIIPRLKRLFANEKDAKLLRWHAEDRKNDGKMRHVADSLQWKNFDKDFEEFGDEIRNIRFGLSSDGINPFGDLSSRHSTWPVLLCIYNLPP; encoded by the exons ATGAG GTTAACACAATTGCTTAGATGGTTAGGACGTTGCTTG ATGGATCGGAATACTTGGATGTACGAGATAGGTCGAGCTACCGCTGAGTTTATGGATAGTGTAGATGAATTTATTACAGTTGCTGAGACTAATCAACTAGAAAAAGGAAACAACGCAATTTGTTGTCCTTGTAAGAAATGCAAAAATGCACGGTGGTATGCTGATTCAACCGATATCAAAAGTCATCTAATTGCACACGGATTTATGAGAGGGTACACATGTTGGTCTTTTCATGGTGAGTCAGTAGCTGACCTTAACCCGTCTGTTTCAGATAACGATACCGATAATGAAGAAGATTCATACAATAGTGACAATAATGTTAATTTTGATGACATGTTTGATGATTTGGATATGGAGGATAATGTTGCTAATAAGTATCATGACAGATTACAACAACTATTTGTTGACGCTGAAAGACCTTTATATACCGGTTGTATGAATTTTACAAAACTTTCCGCCATGATACAACTGGTTAACTTAAAATCAAACAATGGTTGGAGCGACACAAGTTTCACTAGCCTGTTAGAGTTGTTGAACAAAATGCTACCAGAAGGTAATGAGTTGCCGGTTTCAACATACCAAGCAAAGAAATTAATGTGCCCAATGGGATTGGAAATACAGAGAATACATGCTTGTCCAAATGATTGTATGTTATACAGGAATGAAGACAAAGACCTACCTCAATGTAAGGTATGTGGTACATCTAGGTATAAACGTGGAAAACCAACTGATAATGCTGATAGTGATGTGTCAGAAAATGGACCTCCAGCAAAATTATTGTGGTACTTGCCTATCATACCACGATTAAAGAGACTATTTGCGAATGAGAAAGATGCAAAATTATTACGTTGGCATGCTGAAGATCGTAAAAATGATGGTAAAATGCGACATGTGGCCGATTCACTTCAATGGAAAAATTTTGATAAAGATTTTGAAGAATTTGGGGATGAGATACGTAATATAAGGTTCGGACTCAGTTCAGATGGAATTAATCCGTTCGGAGATTTGAGTAGCCGTCACAGCACGTGGCCTGTTCTTCTATGCATTTATAACCTACCGCCTTAG